A region from the Janthinobacterium agaricidamnosum genome encodes:
- a CDS encoding zinc-dependent alcohol dehydrogenase family protein — MQAIQLTAPSLTAFHQTELPEPQAGRGEVLLRLRAATLNFLDVAIATGNFAGAAFPLIPVADGAGEVAALGEGVSGLAVGDRVIPHFMPRWQGGAIAPHNVGAMRGVTLPGSLAEYVAVPAASLVALPAHLDFIQGAALPIAATTAWNAVRSAQVRPGSVVLLLGTGGVSLFALQFAKASGATVILASSSDDKLERARQLGADHLINYRATPAWDAEVLKLTGGRGADLVVETVGGATIVRSLNAAAVGGTVFTVGFVGGTAASIDLLPVIVKALHIVGNNTGSVADLAQAAQAIAAHGIVPVIDRVFGLGDTAEAYAQLAAGGRHFGKLAIAH; from the coding sequence ATGCAAGCCATCCAACTGACCGCTCCTTCCCTCACCGCGTTTCACCAGACCGAGCTGCCCGAGCCGCAGGCCGGGCGGGGCGAGGTGCTGCTGCGCCTGCGCGCCGCCACGCTGAACTTTCTCGACGTGGCCATTGCGACCGGCAACTTTGCCGGCGCGGCCTTTCCGCTGATTCCCGTCGCCGACGGCGCGGGCGAAGTGGCGGCGCTGGGCGAGGGCGTCAGCGGGCTGGCCGTCGGCGACCGCGTCATCCCGCACTTCATGCCGCGCTGGCAGGGCGGTGCCATCGCGCCGCACAACGTGGGCGCGATGCGCGGCGTCACCTTGCCGGGTTCGCTGGCCGAATACGTGGCCGTCCCCGCCGCCAGCCTGGTCGCCTTGCCGGCCCACCTCGATTTTATCCAGGGTGCGGCCCTGCCGATTGCAGCCACGACGGCGTGGAATGCCGTGCGTTCGGCGCAAGTGCGCCCCGGATCGGTGGTGTTGCTGTTGGGAACGGGCGGCGTCAGCCTGTTTGCCTTGCAGTTCGCCAAGGCGTCGGGCGCCACGGTGATCCTCGCGTCGTCCAGCGATGACAAGCTGGAACGAGCGCGCCAGCTGGGCGCCGATCACCTGATCAACTACCGGGCCACGCCGGCCTGGGATGCGGAAGTGCTGAAACTGACCGGCGGGCGGGGCGCCGACCTGGTGGTCGAGACGGTGGGCGGCGCCACCATCGTGCGCTCGCTCAACGCGGCGGCGGTGGGCGGCACGGTCTTCACGGTGGGTTTTGTCGGCGGCACGGCCGCCAGCATCGACTTGCTGCCCGTCATCGTCAAGGCCTTGCACATCGTCGGCAACAACACCGGTTCCGTGGCGGACCTGGCGCAGGCGGCCCAGGCCATCGCCGCGCATGGCATCGTGCCCGTCATCGACCGCGTGTTCGGCCTCGGCGACACGGCCGAAGCGTATGCGCAGCTGGCAGCCGGCGGCCGCCATTTCGGCAAGCTTGCCATCGCGCACTGA
- a CDS encoding LysR family transcriptional regulator, whose amino-acid sequence MDLLDSMKVYVLAVEKGSLSAAAAACGISATMAGNHLRTLEKRLGMQLLQRTTRRQHLTAFGEDYYARCKEILRLVAETDVQAQNLQLAPAGKLRITAPLTFGAEALMPAMAAYLERYPDVSIDVSLSDRVADLVEEGFEAAIRIGQLPDSLLIARPLAPYRLMICAAPDYLARRGTPRHPAELSRHECLSFSPAALAHWRLTGEDGVCSVPVSGRLQVNHGQALRVAALHGMGIVLQPAFLLETDVQAGRLVQLFPAHALPSRPLNVVYLPDRYRSPKLRSFVDFLVERFS is encoded by the coding sequence ATGGATTTGCTAGACAGCATGAAGGTGTATGTACTGGCCGTGGAAAAAGGCAGCTTGAGCGCCGCCGCGGCCGCCTGCGGGATCTCCGCGACGATGGCCGGCAACCACCTGCGGACGCTGGAAAAGCGCCTGGGCATGCAGTTGCTCCAGCGCACCACCCGGCGCCAGCACCTGACGGCCTTCGGCGAGGATTACTATGCGCGCTGCAAGGAAATCCTCAGGCTGGTGGCCGAAACCGATGTCCAGGCGCAAAACCTGCAACTGGCGCCCGCCGGCAAGCTGCGCATCACGGCGCCCCTCACCTTCGGCGCGGAAGCGCTGATGCCCGCCATGGCCGCATACCTGGAGCGCTATCCCGACGTGAGCATCGATGTGTCGCTGAGCGACCGCGTGGCCGACCTGGTAGAGGAAGGTTTCGAGGCCGCCATCCGCATCGGACAGTTGCCCGATTCCTTGCTGATCGCCAGACCGCTGGCGCCCTACCGGCTGATGATCTGCGCCGCTCCCGACTATCTGGCGCGCAGGGGAACGCCGCGCCACCCGGCCGAGCTGAGCCGGCACGAATGCCTGTCCTTCTCGCCCGCCGCCCTGGCGCATTGGCGCCTGACAGGCGAGGACGGCGTCTGCAGCGTGCCCGTCTCGGGCCGCCTGCAAGTCAACCACGGCCAGGCGCTGCGCGTTGCTGCACTGCATGGCATGGGCATCGTGCTGCAACCGGCCTTCCTGCTGGAAACGGACGTGCAAGCGGGCCGCCTGGTCCAGCTGTTTCCCGCGCATGCGCTGCCCAGCCGCCCCTTGAACGTGGTCTACCTGCCGGACCGCTATCGCTCGCCCAAGCT